From the genome of Lagopus muta isolate bLagMut1 chromosome 22, bLagMut1 primary, whole genome shotgun sequence, one region includes:
- the THY1 gene encoding thy-1 membrane glycoprotein has product MNPTVSIAVILTVLQAAHCQMIRDLSACLLGQSLRVDCRYENKTSNPLTYEFSLTKDNRKHIIQSTINVAENVYRNRANVTVHKNLVCLYLHSFTTSDEGVYVCELRATNDYTGNQIKNITVIKDKLEKCAGFSLLIQNTSWLLLLLLSLPLLQAVDFVSL; this is encoded by the exons tgctgcaggctgcgCACTGCCAGATGATCCGGGACCTGAGCGCCTGCCTGCTGGGCCAGAGCCTGCGTGTGGACTGCCGCTATGAGAACAAGACCAGCAACCCCCTGACCTACGAATTCAGCCTCACCAAGGACAACAGGAAGCACATCATCCAAAGCACCATCAACGTTGCTGAGAATGTCTACAGGAACCGAGCTAACGTCACCGTGCACAAGAACCTGGTGTGCCTCTacctgcacagcttcaccacCAGCGATGAGGGGGTCTATGTGTGCGAGCTGAGGGCCACTAACGACTACACTGGCAATCAGATAAAGAACATCACTGTCATCAAAG ACAAACTGGAGAAGTGTGCCGGCTTCAGCCTCTTGATCCAGAACACTTCgtggctcctgctgctcctcctctccctgcctcTCCTGCAAGCTGTGGACTTCGTGTccctgtga